A portion of the Gigantopelta aegis isolate Gae_Host chromosome 10, Gae_host_genome, whole genome shotgun sequence genome contains these proteins:
- the LOC121384334 gene encoding uncharacterized protein LOC121384334 has translation MQYMKVIEEMQGARERLERFMEHVTMMREKVQKMRKMMELVKLLCQMKERQEADEKEKNEKFFRMMMMMAVSQETQEEKMRRRYEEAEREKKEWLVRMMWTMKMVSQKTDEKKAWDMEMWMKFNKMQMAHDYMQGKKEADKDSKMEMWMKFNKMQMVHDYMHKQKESDQKKGMMDMWMKFKKMQMAHDYMHGMKEMNVHWTAGDMEEFKKYKMLLEKRETMEDIHELMKTVDVKKRNLSIHLTTQMLKMCKCKEGSTLVSRFFSLPMSDGDDPLSSPDHVAAMHMFQSGDMVGLQHVIKSMDHEQLMSLFFHGLIKSICDGARTFLMYTKRFEETYMNGTMAAYA, from the exons ATGCAGTATATGAAGGTGATTGAGGAGATGCAAGGGGCACGAGAGAGGCTTGAGCGGTTCATGGAACACGTCACGATGATGAGGGAGAAGGTGCAGAAGATGAGGAAGATGATGGAGCTGGTGAAGCTGCTGTGTCAGATGAAGGAGCGACAGGAGGCGGATGAGAAGGAGAAGAACGAGAAGTTCttcaggatgatgatgatgatggccgTCTCCCAGGAGACGCAGGAGGAGAAGATGAGGAGGAGATACGAGGAGgcggagagagagaagaaggaaTGGCTCGTCAGAATGATGTGGACGATGAAGATGGTCAGTCAGaag ACAGATGAGAAGAAAGCCTGGGATATGGAAATGTGGATGAAGTTTAACAAGATGCAGATGGCCCATGACTACATGCAGGGGAAGAAAGAG gCTGACAAGGACTCTAAGATGGAAATGTGGATGAAATTCAACAAGATGCAGATGGTTCATGACTACATGCATAAACAGAAAGAG tcggaTCAGAAGAAAGGCATGATGGACATGTGGATGAAATTTAAGAAGATGCAAATGGCGCACGACTATATGCATGGAATGAAAGAG ATGAATGTACACTGGACAGCTGGTGACATGGAGGAATTTAAGAAGTACAAGATGCTGCTTGAGAAGCGGGAGACAATGGAGGACATCCACGAGCTGATGAAGACGGTGGACGTGAAGAAACGCAACCTCAGCATCCACCTCACCACCCAGATGCTGAAGATGTGCAAGTGCAAAGAGGGTTCTACTCTAGTATCGCG ATTTTTCAGCTTACCTATGTCTGACGGTGACGACCCCTTGTCAAGCCCAGACCACGTTGCTGCTATGCACATGTTCCAGTCAGGCGACATGGTTGGACTACAGCATGTAATAAAGTCAATGGACCACGAACAGCTCATGAGTCTCTTCTTCCATGGCCTCATCAAGTCCATCTGTGACGGGGCCCGAACCTTTCTCATGTATACCAAACGATTTGAGGAAACTTATATGAATGGAACAATGGCAGCTTACGCTTAA
- the LOC121384333 gene encoding N-acetyllactosaminide beta-1,6-N-acetylglucosaminyl-transferase-like: MALSSIVVVILHMGYNPWHSKRLGRTSLTEEFTYGKELYGWSDLPRRNLSTGTVKETEENEPEFRSQRNREDFVHLNTICPDLLSGNTMAVEIAKTITRSEIVNQKSYDFDFLTFDCEDFRTRQDYIMTSSREELDFPLAFSIVVYKDVVQFERLLRAIYRPHNYYCIHVDVKAAASTHRAVGLISECLEHVLVVQRPVAVTWGKFSVLEADLLCMRELLRHGPWRYFINLTGQEYPLKTNREIVNILNIFKGANNVDVSAKHRYWFLLRWKRAWPPPHGIRPFKGNVHVFVNRDFVEYAIHSRVAKDFTEWLKRTGIPDETFFSSLNHNPHLNIPGSYTGLADTDKRRKPYIARFKNWRFGPSSWPCHGRRVRYICIFGVSDLPLLTSRPELFANKFHWRYQPLALDCLDWWHRNKILAENSGRSDFNDTYYRTIPYINSDAIVPLYNA; this comes from the exons ATGGCACTTTCGTCCATCGTGGTTGTCATATTGCATATGGGTTACAACCCCTGGCACTCAAAACGACTCGGTCGGACGTCATTGACGGAGGAATTTACATACGGAAAAGAGCTGTATGGTTGGTCTGATCTTCCTCGTAGGAATCTGTCGACTGGAACTGTAAAAGAAACAGAAGAGAATGAGCCAGAATTCAGGAGCCAGAGGAACCGCGAAGACTTTGTCCACCTCAACACCATCTGTCCAGATCTTCTTTCAGGGAACACGATGGCTGTGGAAATAGCCAAGACCATAACACGTTCTGAAATAGTCAACCAGAAGTCGTACGACTTCGACTTTCTAACCTTCGATTGCGAGGACTTCAGAACCAGACAGGACTacataatgacgtcatcacgagaGGAACTAGATTTCCCTCTGGCCTTCAGCATCGTCGTGTACAAAGACGTTGTGCAGTTCGAGAGGCTGCTCCGAGCGATCTACCGACCCCACAACTACTACTGTATCCACGTGGACGTCAAGGCAGCCGCGTCTACCCACCGAGCCGTGGGGCTGATCTCCGAGTGTCTGGAGCATGTGCTGGTCGTACAGCGACCCGTGGCCGTCACGTGGGGCAAGTTCAGTGTGCTGGAGGCGGACCTGCTGTGTATGAGGGAGCTGCTGAGACACGGACCATGGAGATATTTCATCAACCTGACGGGCCAAGAGTACCCGCTCAAGACCAACCGGGAAATCGTCAACATTCTCAACATATTTAAAGGAGCCAACAACGTTGACGTTTCGGCTAAGCACAG ATACTGGTTCCTCCTTCGATGGAAGAGGGCGTGGCCTCCGCCTCACGGAATTCGCCCTTTCAAGGGCAACGTGCACGTGTTTGTTAATCGAGACTTTGTCGAGTACGCTATTCACAGTCGGGTAGCGAAGGATTTCACAGAGTGGCTCAAACGGACTGGAATTCCAGACGAGACGTTCTTCTCGTCACTCAACCACAACCCACACCTCAACATTCCTGGATCCTACACTG GACTTGCGGATACGGACAAGAGGAGAAAACCGTACATCGCTCGTTTTAAGAACTGGAGATTCGGCCCGTCGAGCTGGCCGTGTCATGGGAGGCGAGTTCGCTATATTTGTATCTTTGGCGTGAGTGATCTCCCTTTACTAACGTCACGTCCGGAGTTATTCGCCAATAAATTCCACTGGCGTTATCAACCATTGGCGCTCGACTGTCTGGACTGGTGGCACCGTAACAAAATTCTGGCTGAGAATAGCGGGCGAAGTGATTTCAACGACACATACTATAGAACAATACCTTATATAAATTCTGATGCAATTGTGCCTCTTTATAATGCATGA